ACTTTATTGGTTGAAAACCTGAATGACCACACCAAGTTGATTAATAGATGGATCACTTAGACACAAGGTCGATTACGAACTGAGGGTTACTTCGCAATATCTAACCAAGTGCCACCCGTAAGCGTATCTAAATCATGCGCTTTTAATTCAAAAACCGAGTTGGGCGTGCCTGCAGCAGCCCAAATACGATCATATTGCTTTAAATCTTTATCAATTATCGTCAACACGGAGTCAGTGTGCGCCACAGGAGGCACACCGCCAATGGCAAACCCGGTTTTTTCCCGCACAAAGTTTGCGTTCGCTTTTTCAAGCTTTACATTAATTGCGGCTTCCACTTTTTTCACGGACACTTGGTTGCTACCAGAAGCAATTATCAAGACCGCCTTTTCAGTATTGCTATCTTTAAATATCAGAGACTTAGCGATTTGAGACTCAGTGCAACCAATCGCATTTGCAGCATCTTTCGCCGTACGAGTAGAGTCTGCAAGCTCTGTAACGGTGAAGTTATGCCCATGACTGGCTAGGAACTCTTGAACACGTATTGATGAGGATTTTAACGGCTGTGACATTCAATTGCTCTTCCATGCTGTGGTAGTTAAAACCAATCTAACAGCTAGTGAGCAAATTTAAAATATCCAATATGTTTTATATTATTTGTGTTATGAGGTTAACCCTATCGCGGGATAGCATTGAAAAATATCCGAGTATCCCATTAATAGAAACTCGGATTATGGCTGCATTTAAACACTAAAGATATTAAGTAAAGTCTATATTGTTACCACATGCCATTGGTACGCAAGGCTAGCTCCAGCCAATGAGCATGCTAATAAAAAGTTCATTACCTCTTTTGAGCTAAGTGAACGAGACTCCCGAGAAAAATGCTTAGCATGTAATCTCATACCTAGTGGTTGCAATTCCTTTTCATGTTTTGGCAATGCAATTAATCCAGCAAGTAGCATCACTAAACAAAGCATATAACTACCTTGCACGATAAAGAATAGAGTAAGTGAAAATGCGGTGATAGAAAAAATCCAAGAAATGAATTTGAACATAGCAGCTCCGTTTGCTATCAGTGTTACCAGCTTGATTTTACAATCATCACGCTGGCTAGTTTCTAATTTTAATACGGAGTTTAGAGTTATTAGTTTAAAAGCACAAGCAGACTAAAGTATTAGCCCTTATTTTCGAATAATGCCTTCATAAACTCATAGAATGCCTCTGCCTTGCGTGTCTTCAGCGAGTGCTGAGGCCTGACAAACCAAATAGGTGCGTCGTCACTTTCGAGACAACCTGGAATAATAGGCACTAACTCACCTCTTTTTAGGTTATCTCTGATGGCGATGTGAGATTTAACTGCAATACCATGCCCAGCTAAGGCGGCAGAAGTCATGTTGTCTGAGTTTGAAATCGTAAAACGAGTTTTTGCGTTAAAGTGTACAATTCCACCATTTGGTTCTTTTAATTTAAATTCTCTTTGCCAAGGTAAGCATACAAAAAAGTGGTTTTGTAATTCGCTGATATTATCAGGCATGCCATAGCGGTCAATATAGCTCGGCGCTGCACATAATATCCTGTGGTTATCGCATAGCTTTCTCGCCAACAACCCAGAATCAGCCAATTGTCCAACGCGTATCGCTACATCTTGAGCACCTTCAACTATGTTTACAAACTGGTCGTTGATCAGGAAATCGAGTGCTAATTGCGGGTGCGCTTGCTCAAATTGACTTAGGTTTGGCATCACAAATTGTGAAAACACCCAAGGCGGCATAGTGACACGAAGTAACCCGCTCACCGCTGAGCCCCTTGCACCTATTTCGTGCTCAGCATCATAAAGCGCCTCTAATATATGCTCCACCCTCTCTCTAAAAGTACTTCCGGCTGGGGACAATGTTAGCGTACGACTATCTCTAAACAGCAAAGTCGTGCCTAAATGTTGCTCTAACTTATTAAGAC
This portion of the Pseudoalteromonas sp. GCY genome encodes:
- a CDS encoding YbaK/EbsC family protein, which encodes MSQPLKSSSIRVQEFLASHGHNFTVTELADSTRTAKDAANAIGCTESQIAKSLIFKDSNTEKAVLIIASGSNQVSVKKVEAAINVKLEKANANFVREKTGFAIGGVPPVAHTDSVLTIIDKDLKQYDRIWAAAGTPNSVFELKAHDLDTLTGGTWLDIAK
- a CDS encoding LysR family transcriptional regulator, encoding MYSIAELETFLAIIKHQGVVNAAKQLRLSPATVSHRLNKLEQHLGTTLLFRDSRTLTLSPAGSTFRERVEHILEALYDAEHEIGARGSAVSGLLRVTMPPWVFSQFVMPNLSQFEQAHPQLALDFLINDQFVNIVEGAQDVAIRVGQLADSGLLARKLCDNHRILCAAPSYIDRYGMPDNISELQNHFFVCLPWQREFKLKEPNGGIVHFNAKTRFTISNSDNMTSAALAGHGIAVKSHIAIRDNLKRGELVPIIPGCLESDDAPIWFVRPQHSLKTRKAEAFYEFMKALFENKG